The sequence CGCCGACAGGGCCACGCTCAAGGCGTCTTCGCTGTAAATTGCTTCATTCAGACTGAGACTGAATATGCGCACTTGGCGCCGGGCCTGCTGACAAATATCCAGTGCCAGAGCGGAGAAGTCTTGATGCTCAGGGGGGCTTTTTGCAGCCGTGTCCAGCCGCAATTCCATGCTAACGTGGGGAATTCCCGCATCCATGAAGGGCTCGCCATAAATTTTGAACCCGGCTTTGCGGTAGAAGCCTATCGCGTGTTGCTGAGCGGCCAGACGGAGCAGGGGGAATTGCTGGGCTTTCGCACTGGCTATCACGGTGTCCAGCATATCTTGGCCGATATGCTTGCCGCGATAGTCGGCGAGTACTGCCATGCGGCCAATATGTCCGTCGCTGAGCAATCGAACCGTGCCCACCGCTGTATCACCTAGTGAGGCCAGCCAGTGTTGTGCCTGAGGGTCATGCTCATCGATTTCCAGTTCGATAGGGACATGCTGCTCGTCGACAAAAACGCGGTGACGGATAGCGGTAAGAATCTCGGCGTCGTCTTGCCAGCTGACTGGCTCAATCTTCAACATCGTCATCGAAATACACCGTACCCGCCTGATAGAGGCTATAGCGTAATTCAGGTGTTAGAGTCGTGACAATGTCATCGTTTTGCTGAGCACAAAAGGCGGCAATCTGCTCGCGGTGAGCGCTGTCATAAGAATAGGCACAGCCGTCAACAAACAGATAGTGTGCGTCGAACGCGAGACGGGCGCCGGGGCGCAAATATAGCTTGGAATGCTGTTCCTGCGACTGAAATTCGACAAAGGACAGAGCCGGGTTCGAGAACAATTGCTCGTTGTCGACATGGCTCATTA comes from Spongiibacter tropicus DSM 19543 and encodes:
- a CDS encoding GNAT family N-acetyltransferase: MTMLKIEPVSWQDDAEILTAIRHRVFVDEQHVPIELEIDEHDPQAQHWLASLGDTAVGTVRLLSDGHIGRMAVLADYRGKHIGQDMLDTVIASAKAQQFPLLRLAAQQHAIGFYRKAGFKIYGEPFMDAGIPHVSMELRLDTAAKSPPEHQDFSALALDICQQARRQVRIFSLSLNEAIYSEDALSVALSALARRHRNSEVRLLICDDRPLREVRHPLVELSRRLSAVDIRLARVELQQELREYFLVGDNGHFAAYTRHGQSGLRSGVDKRAAAREYIEQFDRIWQVSRPSPWLKRLY